The Pseudoalteromonas translucida KMM 520 genome segment ATTTCATTTGGAATGAAAAAATCAGACTTTATGAATAGAATTAAAAAACATACGCTACCGTATTGACAGTTGTGTATGTTTGGATTAGTGTTACTTAAAAGTAAACAAGTTACGTAATTGTGATTATTTATGTTAGAGGTGAATGGGAATGAGAATAATTGATTCAGGTAAAGGTAAAACAATTGAAGCTTTTGGGTTGCAGACAAATTATCTGGAGCTAGGTGAAGGCGAGCCATTAATTTTATTGCATGGCTCAGGTCCCGGTGTTTCTGCAAGTACAAATTGGCGCAAAGTAATGCCAGAGTTAGCAAAACATTTTCGAGTTATAGCGCCAGATTTAGCCGGTTTTGGACACACAGAAAGAGCTGAAGGTTTTTCTTATGACATAAAGCATTGGGGCAAACATTTATTAGGCTTTTTGGATGCATTAGGTATTGAAAAAGCTCACGTTATCGGAAATTCATTTGGTGGCTCTCTCGCACTAGCAACTGCAGCACGCTTTCCGGAGCGATTTTCAAAGCTTTGCTTAATGGGTACTCCTTGCGATAAATTTTTTATGACACCTGGGCTTCGCTCTGGTTGGGATTACACACCATCTCTTGAAAATATGCGTAAAGCAATGTCACATTTTCCATTTTCAGAAAAAACGATAACGGATGAACTTGTTGAAGAGCGCTATCAAACTAGCCTTATTCCAGGTGCTCAAGAAGGCCTACGTAAGTTGTTAGTAAAACCAAGTGAAGACGGTGAGACAGCGCTTTCAGGTATGCCAGAGCATGTAGTGGCTAAAATAGCTCACCCTACACTTGTCTTACATGGTCGTGAAGATAAAGTTGTTCCGACTGAAATGGGGTTAAAACTCGGTCGCTCAATGCCTAACGCTGATATGCACATTTTTGCTAACTGTGGACATTGGGTTATGGCTGAGAGACCAAAAGAGTTCTTGCGGCTTGTAATTAACCACTTTTTAGCAGAGTAGGACGCATGACCATGTTTTATGTTTGTAAATTAGACGACTTGGAAATTGGCGATTCAATTAAGCTTGAGCAGTATAAGCCACCTATTGCTGTAATACGTGGTGAAAGTGGTCAAGTATATGCAATTGATGACACTTGTACGCATGCTGAAGCATCTTTTTGTGATGGTTTTGTTGAAGGTGATACGGTTGAGTGTCCTCTTCATATGTCAGTATTTTGCCTCAAGACTGGTGCGCCAGATAATCCGCCTGCAATTAAAGCGGTTGCGACTCACATCGTGAACATAAAAGATGGGGATGTATTTATCGAGGTGCAAAGATGAGTACTGTGAATGTGAACTCGGTAATTATCGTTGGCGCTAGCGCTGCAGGTGTGAGTTGCTTAAGAGGACTTCGTAATAACGGATTTACTGGCAAAATTATACTTATCGACAAAGACACGTATGGTGCTTATGAACGGCCTCCATTGTCTAAGCAAATCCTTTTAGATCAAAAGCTAAAAAGTGAAGACATATCTTTAATAACACCAACCGAATTATCTGATCTGAATATTGAAAGTTATTTTGGTGAGTCGGTAACCTATGTACTTCCAGATTTGCGTAAGGTTACTCTTGAATCTGGAGTTGAGCTTGCTGCTGATGCGATTGTGCTAGCAACAGGTGGAGAGGCTCGACGATTACCTATAAAAGGTTCTGCATTAACTAATATATTTGTTCTTCGTCACTTTCAAGACGCTGTAAAACTACGTGAGAAATTACTACCCAACTCACGAGTTGCAGTAATTGGTGGTGGGTTTATTGGTGCAGAAACATCAGCCTCGCTTTGTAAGCTAGGTGTTTCAGTTCATTGGTTGGATGCAGCGGAGCTACCTCTGGCGCATATATTACCTTACGAGTTATGCGAAAAAATAGTCAATAAACATTGTGATGATGGGTTAAACCTTATTACTAACTGCCGAATAAAAGAGTTTGTAGAGCAGGACGATGGCAGCCTATCTATTTTATTTAATGATGACAGAGAATCGTTAAATGTTGATGCGATTGTTTTAGGCGTTGGCATGGCTCCTTATACACCTTACTTCTCTGAACAAGTTAACGCAAAGATCTTAAATAAAGCCAAAGGCGGGATTGAGGTTAATGAAAGCCAAGAGTCTAAATACCCAGATATTTATGCTGCTGGAGATGTTGCAGCAATAATTCAAGGTAATGGCTCGGTAATTCGTCATGAGCACTGGCAATCTGCACAGTTTCAAGGAGAACGTACAGCAGCTTCAATTCTTAATATATCACTTCCTTCAGAGCCCGTTGATTGGTTTTGGTCAGATCAGGGGGATTTACATATTGAAATGGCTGGTGTGTTTTTACCCAATGAGCAGCAGTTAGTTGTTAGAAATGAAGGGGATTGGCCGGTGTATTTTAGTGTGCTGAACAATCGTGTTGTTGGTGCTGTAAGTGTTAATAACCCCAATGCGGTGCGCGCAGCTATGCGAATGATTAAAAACGCAGTAACAGTAGACGTAGCACAACTTGAGAACACAGACTTGCCGTTACGTAAATTAATGCGTGGCTAAACAAAAACTATAACGTTGGACAAATATATGTCAGAAATTAAGGCTTTAGGCTACCTCGGCTTTTCTATCTCCGATCCAGATGCATGGAAAAGATATGCAGAAAATATACTCGGAGTTAGTGTTACTGAAACTGATAATGGTGATATGTACCTCAGAATTGATTCTTATGCATGGCGAATCCATTTAAAAAAATCAGATCATGATCAACTGGATTACATAGGTTGGGAAGTGAGTGATAAACAAAATCTGGAAAGTTTAAAAAGTCGTTTAACAGAACAAAAAATAGTATTTGAAGTTGGATCAGAGAAATTAATAAAAGATAGGAAAGTAAAAGATCTAATAACTTTTCATGATCCAGATGGTACATGTTGCGAAGTGTTTTATGGCCCTTTACAAGTAACGAACAAACCATTTGTAAGTCCTAAAGGGTTTCGCTTTATTACAGGAGAACAAGGACTTGGGCATATTGTCCTTATAACTAAAGATCATGATGCGCAAGAAGCATTTTATACTGATTTTTTAGGCTTTAAGTTATCAGATTATATTAATACTGAGGTTGTGCCAGGCAAGCCCTTTAATATTTCATTTTTGCGTTGTAACGGACGTCATCACTCGTTGGCACTTGCTCCGGTTCCGATACCTGCAAAAGTTGCACATATTATGTTTCAAGTAGACAGCATTGATGATGTTGGTCGTGCAATGGATGCGGCAGAGAAAGATGGAGTAC includes the following:
- a CDS encoding alpha/beta fold hydrolase, coding for MRIIDSGKGKTIEAFGLQTNYLELGEGEPLILLHGSGPGVSASTNWRKVMPELAKHFRVIAPDLAGFGHTERAEGFSYDIKHWGKHLLGFLDALGIEKAHVIGNSFGGSLALATAARFPERFSKLCLMGTPCDKFFMTPGLRSGWDYTPSLENMRKAMSHFPFSEKTITDELVEERYQTSLIPGAQEGLRKLLVKPSEDGETALSGMPEHVVAKIAHPTLVLHGREDKVVPTEMGLKLGRSMPNADMHIFANCGHWVMAERPKEFLRLVINHFLAE
- a CDS encoding NAD(P)/FAD-dependent oxidoreductase, producing the protein MSTVNVNSVIIVGASAAGVSCLRGLRNNGFTGKIILIDKDTYGAYERPPLSKQILLDQKLKSEDISLITPTELSDLNIESYFGESVTYVLPDLRKVTLESGVELAADAIVLATGGEARRLPIKGSALTNIFVLRHFQDAVKLREKLLPNSRVAVIGGGFIGAETSASLCKLGVSVHWLDAAELPLAHILPYELCEKIVNKHCDDGLNLITNCRIKEFVEQDDGSLSILFNDDRESLNVDAIVLGVGMAPYTPYFSEQVNAKILNKAKGGIEVNESQESKYPDIYAAGDVAAIIQGNGSVIRHEHWQSAQFQGERTAASILNISLPSEPVDWFWSDQGDLHIEMAGVFLPNEQQLVVRNEGDWPVYFSVLNNRVVGAVSVNNPNAVRAAMRMIKNAVTVDVAQLENTDLPLRKLMRG
- a CDS encoding VOC family protein; translated protein: MSEIKALGYLGFSISDPDAWKRYAENILGVSVTETDNGDMYLRIDSYAWRIHLKKSDHDQLDYIGWEVSDKQNLESLKSRLTEQKIVFEVGSEKLIKDRKVKDLITFHDPDGTCCEVFYGPLQVTNKPFVSPKGFRFITGEQGLGHIVLITKDHDAQEAFYTDFLGFKLSDYINTEVVPGKPFNISFLRCNGRHHSLALAPVPIPAKVAHIMFQVDSIDDVGRAMDAAEKDGVHFSFTLGRHSNDEMLSFYTMTPSGFDVEFGWGAIEVDDDTWHVKVHHTNSAWGHKFQRPPRK
- a CDS encoding bifunctional 3-phenylpropionate/cinnamic acid dioxygenase ferredoxin subunit: MTMFYVCKLDDLEIGDSIKLEQYKPPIAVIRGESGQVYAIDDTCTHAEASFCDGFVEGDTVECPLHMSVFCLKTGAPDNPPAIKAVATHIVNIKDGDVFIEVQR